GCTGACCAGTCGCCGGGTCACCCGCTCGATTATACCGCCCCAAACTGCCGCCCAGCATCCGCGTCTACGTATGTGCCGTTGACCGTCGGTGCGGAACCTTAGAGCGGAGTTATGGACGATGCCAACGTGTATGGCTTGGCCTCGATGAGTATGCTAAGAAACTCCGACTCTTGGTCTGTGTTAGGAGTGTGGGAATGCTAAAGCTCGTTGTTATCGGCTTACTATTTCTGTGCCTTTCATCGGTAGACGCGACGGCCCAAACCAAGCGCATCGCCGTCGCCTACAGCGCGGTCAGCGCGACACAATCTTCGTTCTTCGTCACCAAAGAGGCTGGCCTGTTTGAAAAGCATGGCCTCTACGTCGATCCGGTTTACGTCGCCAGCGGCACCAAGGTCGCCCAAGCGGTCATCGCCGGTGAGTTTCCCGTCGCTCTGGCCGGCGGCACCGTGGTCAACGCGACGTTAGCGGGCGGTGATATCGTCATCATCGGCGGCTTGGTCAACGTGCCGTCGTTCTACGTTTACGTTCATCCGTCGATCAAACGCCCTGAAGATCTCAAAGGCAAAGCCATCGGCATCACCACCTACGGTTCGTCCACGGATTTCTCAATCCGCTATTTGATCAAGAAATGGGGCATGGAGCCCGAACGAGATATCAAAGTCTTGCAAATGGGTGGGCAGCCGCAGATCGTCGCCGCCATGATCGGCGGCAGCGTGCAAGGCGGCGTGTTGTCATCGCCGTCCAACTACCGCGCTGCGAAGGCGGGATTTAGCCTGCTAACGGATTTCAAAAAAGTTGGCCTCGACTACCCAACGGTCAGCATCGTCTCGACGCGCTCGTTCATCAAGAAAGATCCGCAAACGGTGCGCCGCTTCATGATGGCCTACAGCGAAGGCGTCGAGCGGCTCTATCGCGACAAAGAGTTCACCATGAAAGTCATCGGCAAATACACCAAGACCGATGACCGTGAAGGCTTGGAGTCCGGCTACGCGTTTGCGACCACGTTCATCGAACGCCCGCCGCGCCTGCCCTACAAAGCCGTCGAAACCATCCTGGCGCAAATCGGCGAAAAGGATCCCAAAGCCCGCGAAGCGAAACCGGAAGAATTCATCGACGCGACTTTTTACAACGAAATGGAAAAAAGCGGCTTCTTCAAGAGCATCGCTCGCTAAGTTTAGGTCACAGGAGTACGAAGTGAGATTAATTATTTTGACTATTACTTTTGCGTTTTTTGCGTCTTTTGCGGCCACTCCTCCGACTCCACTCTACGCCGGCGAAGCCGGCCTGACCACCATTCGCTACGCCGTCAGCGGCCGCACCGCCGCCGACTGGCCGGTGCAGGCAGCGAAAGAGAAGAAGTTTTTCCACAAACACGGGCTTTTCCTAGAGGAGATCATCATTCCCGGAGGGCCGAACACTGTCCGCGCCGTCATTAGCGGCACTGTGCCGTTGGGCCGGATTAATCCGGACCGGATCATCGAAGCCGCCGAAAAAGGCGCCAAGGCCAAAGTCATCTCCGGCGATCTGCAAAAGCTGCCCTACGATTTTATGGCGCGCAGCGAAATCAAAACCGGCGCAGAGCTGAAAGGCAAAGTGATCGGCGTCGACTCCCTCACTGGCGGCACGACGTTCATGCTCACCGAGGTGGCGCAAAAAGCGTTCAACCTTTCTGAAAAAGACTACAAGCTGCTCGTCGTCGGCACATCGCCAGAGCGCTACGCCGCGCTCAAGGGCGGCTCGGTGCACGCCTCCTTCATGGGGCCGCCATTTAACATCCGCGCGATCAAAGATGGCTTTACCAAGCTGACCAACTTTCACGACTACCTCGGGCCCATTCAATTCGTCGGCACCTTCGCCCACGAAGACTTTCTAAAGGCCAACCGCGGCGACGCCGTACGGTTTGTCCGCGCCATCATCGAAGGCACGCGCTGGCTCTACGATCCGCGCAACAAAGAAGACGCCCTGGCGCTGCACATGCAAGCGCTGAAATCGAACCGCGAAGGTGCCGAGGCCGACTACAAATACATGGTCGAGGAGTTCAAACCGTGGCCAACAGACGGCGCGATCAATAAACAAGCGATCGCGAAAACCATGGAGCTGCGCGTCAAAGCCAACAAGTACGAGCCCGGCAAAGTGCCGCCCTACACGAACTATGTCGATCTGTCGATCGCCGAGGAAGCGGTGAAGGGGCTCAGATAAGTTTTGAGTTCCGGGTTTCGCGTTTCGGGTCATTCAAAAAAGCCACGACGCAACCTCAACAAGAACAAGGAGACTTCTGATGAGGAGCAATCAAACTAGTTTGACTGCGCGCGCGGCGCGCGCCTTTGCGCTCTTTGCGTTCTTTGCGGTTAACCATCCGAATCTTCTCTCCGCCGGTGAAGCCAACCTGGCCACCGTGCGCTACGCGGTCACTGGGCGCACCTCCACCGACTGGCCGTGGTTCATCGCCAAAGAGAAGCGGCTCTATCAGAAACACGGAATTTTTCTTGAAGACATCATCATCCAAGGCGCGGCCAACACCACCCGCGCCGTGATCAGCAACACGCTGCCCGTGGGCCGCATCGCGCCGGATTTCGTCATGGAAGCGGTCGACCGGGGCGCCAAAACCAAAATCATCGCCGGCGACATGAATAAAATTCCCTACGACCTCTACGCCCGCGCCGATATCAAAACCGGCCAAGAGCTGCGCGGCAAGACTCTCGGGGTAAGCGCCCTCTCGGGCGGCACGACAGCGATGCTCGAAGAAGTTTTGGAAAAAGCCTTCGGCCTGACGCGCAAAGACTACCAGGTGCTCGTCGTCGGCACCTCGCCGGACCGCTACGCCGCGCTCAAAGGCGGCTCGGTTGCGGCGACCATCATGGCGCCGCCGTTCACCTTCCGCTCTCAAAAAGATGGTTTTCGCCGGCTGGTGCAATTTCACGACGTGCTTGGCCCCATCGATTTCGTCGTCTCGTTTGCCCACGACGACTACGTCAAAAACAACCGCGCCGAGTTGGTGAAATTCACCAAGGCAATGATCGAAGCGGCGCGCTGGCTCTATGATCCAAAGAATCGAGAAGAGGCGCTGGCCATTCACATCAAGTATCTCAAAGGCAACCGCGAAGGCGCTGAGAACGATTACAAATATCTGGTCGAGGAATTCAAACCCTGGCCCCTCGACGGCACCACCAGTAAACAGGGCATGGACAAAACCATGGAGCTGAGAGTCAAAGGCGGCAAATACGAAGGCAAAAAAGTCCCGCCGCTCGGCCACTACATCGACTACACCATCGCCGAAGACGCCAAAAAGGAGCTGGGAATAAAATAGCTCGGATTATCTCGCGCAGAGGCGCAGAGCGCGCTGAGGAAATAAGTTTTCCGAACTCTGCGCCCCCTGCGCCTCTGCGCGAGACATTTTCCGATTCCGAAAACCTCGAATGAAAGCTATCGTTTTACGCCAACACGGCGACCCCGACGTTCTTAAACTCGAAAACGTCCCCGAACCTAAAGCCGCTCCCGGCGAGATCGTCATCAAAGTCCACTCCGTCTCGGTCAACCGCACCCTCGACTGCGCCGTGCGCGCTGGCGAATATCCGGTGAAGATTCAAATGCCGCATGTGCTGGGCGTCGATCCGGCTGGCGAAGTCGTCGCGGTCGGCAGCGGCGTGAATAAATTTAAAGTCGGCGACCGCGCCGCGACGATTTCGATCATCCGCTGCGGTAAGTGCAAGCAATGCGCCCGCGGGCTCGAAGCCAATTGCCTCGCCAGCCAACATATCGGCCTGCACCGCTGGGGCGGCTACGCCGAGTACGTCGCCGTACCGGAATACAACGCTTTTCACATCGCTGATAATTTGTCCTACGCCGAAGGCACGGTGATCACACGCCATTACCCAATGGCATTCAACCTGCTCACGAGGAAGACTCAGGTCAGACCCGGCGAATGGGTTTTAGTCATGGGCGCCACCGGGGCGCTAGGGACCTGCTGCGTGCAAGTGGCGAAGATGTTCGGCGCCAAAGTGATCGCTGGCGCTGGAGCGGACGGGCGCGTTGAGCTAGCCAAGCAAAACGGCGCCGACTACGGCATCAATTATCGTACGCAGGATCTCGCCGCCGAGGTGATGAAGATCACCGATGGCGACGGTGTCGACATCGTCTGCGAAAACATCGCCGACCCAACGCTCTGGCCCGGCGCCTTCAACAGCATGGCGATCGGCGCCCGCATGGTCACCGCCGGCGCCCACGGCGGCGGCAACGTGACCCTCGACGTCAAACGCATGTACCTGCGCCGCCAAAGCATCCACGGCGCGGCAGGAACCAATCCGCCCGATGTCGAGAAGGCGTTAGAAGCGGCGCGCAGCGAAAAGATAAGGGCTATTCCCTACCAGACAATGCCACTTCGCGAAGCCTCTGAAG
This portion of the Deltaproteobacteria bacterium genome encodes:
- a CDS encoding ABC transporter substrate-binding protein, translating into MTVKAWSPATRLRPRSSNARRACPTKPSKPSWRKSAKRIPKPAKRNRKNSSTRLFTTKWKKAASSRASLAKFRSQEYEVRLIILTITFAFFASFAATPPTPLYAGEAGLTTIRYAVSGRTAADWPVQAAKEKKFFHKHGLFLEEIIIPGGPNTVRAVISGTVPLGRINPDRIIEAAEKGAKAKVISGDLQKLPYDFMARSEIKTGAELKGKVIGVDSLTGGTTFMLTEVAQKAFNLSEKDYKLLVVGTSPERYAALKGGSVHASFMGPPFNIRAIKDGFTKLTNFHDYLGPIQFVGTFAHEDFLKANRGDAVRFVRAIIEGTRWLYDPRNKEDALALHMQALKSNREGAEADYKYMVEEFKPWPTDGAINKQAIAKTMELRVKANKYEPGKVPPYTNYVDLSIAEEAVKGLR
- a CDS encoding ABC transporter substrate-binding protein, which gives rise to MRSNQTSLTARAARAFALFAFFAVNHPNLLSAGEANLATVRYAVTGRTSTDWPWFIAKEKRLYQKHGIFLEDIIIQGAANTTRAVISNTLPVGRIAPDFVMEAVDRGAKTKIIAGDMNKIPYDLYARADIKTGQELRGKTLGVSALSGGTTAMLEEVLEKAFGLTRKDYQVLVVGTSPDRYAALKGGSVAATIMAPPFTFRSQKDGFRRLVQFHDVLGPIDFVVSFAHDDYVKNNRAELVKFTKAMIEAARWLYDPKNREEALAIHIKYLKGNREGAENDYKYLVEEFKPWPLDGTTSKQGMDKTMELRVKGGKYEGKKVPPLGHYIDYTIAEDAKKELGIK
- a CDS encoding zinc-binding dehydrogenase — protein: MKAIVLRQHGDPDVLKLENVPEPKAAPGEIVIKVHSVSVNRTLDCAVRAGEYPVKIQMPHVLGVDPAGEVVAVGSGVNKFKVGDRAATISIIRCGKCKQCARGLEANCLASQHIGLHRWGGYAEYVAVPEYNAFHIADNLSYAEGTVITRHYPMAFNLLTRKTQVRPGEWVLVMGATGALGTCCVQVAKMFGAKVIAGAGADGRVELAKQNGADYGINYRTQDLAAEVMKITDGDGVDIVCENIADPTLWPGAFNSMAIGARMVTAGAHGGGNVTLDVKRMYLRRQSIHGAAGTNPPDVEKALEAARSEKIRAIPYQTMPLREASEAHRLVEANQVIGKIVLEP